A stretch of Candidatus Thermokryptus mobilis DNA encodes these proteins:
- a CDS encoding AURKAIP1/COX24 domain-containing protein, producing MPNLRKKRKKKMNKHKWKKRRRKMRHKKKIR from the coding sequence ATGCCTAACCTCAGGAAGAAGAGGAAAAAGAAGATGAACAAACATAAGTGGAAGAAGAGACGTCGGAAGATGAGGCATAAGAAGAAGATAAGATAA
- a CDS encoding HU family DNA-binding protein, translated as MTKTELVKILAERIGPIVSVADIERIIDGAISIIMDSLKRGDYVQIRGFGTFRVVKRKARIARNPKKGEIVPLEDRYVPDFKPTREFKQMVIESLRHKILEEKGIQGSSSGSSVEGESNV; from the coding sequence TTGACGAAGACAGAGTTAGTTAAAATTTTAGCCGAAAGAATAGGACCTATAGTTTCAGTTGCTGATATTGAAAGGATAATTGATGGGGCTATTTCTATAATAATGGATTCTTTAAAAAGAGGCGATTATGTCCAGATTCGCGGATTTGGGACTTTTAGAGTTGTGAAACGAAAAGCACGAATTGCGAGAAATCCCAAAAAAGGTGAAATTGTCCCACTTGAGGACAGATACGTACCTGATTTTAAACCAACGAGGGAATTCAAACAGATGGTCATTGAAAGCTTGAGGCATAAAATTCTTGAGGAGAAGGGAATTCAAGGTTCGTCGTCTGGCTCAAGTGTAGAAGGGGAATCAAATGTTTAA
- the sppA gene encoding signal peptide peptidase SppA, whose protein sequence is MSKEAKWFLGIIGIILSLAVLLVALTFYTLVSSMKIEVEEEIDTGKDKVALIELKGVILNSEEIVRQIKKYTKSSSVKAIVFYVDSPGGGVSASEEIFQELKKAREKKPVIVSMGSVAASGGYYVSLAGNKIVANPGTITGSIGVIAQFPNFKKLLDKIGVDFEIVKSGKFKDSGNPYRGLTPEERKYFQSVINDVYEQFVNHVANERKMKREDVLKIADGRIFTGKQAFELGLVDTLGTLETAIKIAGEMAGIKGEPKIVKERKKKLGLLDILFESKTLDEIKEAILNQPILQYRCEFLP, encoded by the coding sequence ATGAGCAAGGAAGCAAAATGGTTTTTGGGAATAATTGGTATAATTCTATCTCTGGCGGTGCTTTTAGTGGCACTGACTTTTTATACGCTTGTCTCATCTATGAAGATTGAAGTTGAAGAAGAAATTGACACTGGAAAGGATAAAGTTGCTTTGATCGAATTAAAAGGGGTTATTTTAAATTCGGAGGAGATTGTAAGGCAGATAAAAAAATACACGAAAAGTTCGTCTGTGAAGGCGATTGTGTTTTATGTTGATTCTCCAGGGGGTGGGGTTTCGGCAAGTGAGGAAATCTTTCAGGAATTAAAGAAGGCAAGGGAGAAAAAACCTGTAATTGTTTCTATGGGTTCTGTTGCTGCAAGTGGTGGTTATTATGTTTCTCTTGCTGGAAATAAAATAGTTGCAAACCCGGGGACTATAACAGGAAGTATTGGTGTGATAGCTCAATTTCCCAATTTTAAAAAGTTGCTTGATAAAATCGGCGTTGATTTTGAAATAGTGAAAAGTGGAAAGTTTAAGGATTCAGGGAATCCCTATCGTGGTTTAACCCCAGAAGAAAGAAAGTATTTTCAAAGTGTAATAAATGATGTTTACGAGCAGTTTGTTAACCATGTTGCAAATGAGCGGAAAATGAAGCGGGAGGATGTTTTGAAAATAGCTGATGGCAGGATTTTCACGGGCAAACAAGCTTTTGAACTTGGACTTGTTGATACACTTGGGACACTTGAAACTGCTATAAAAATCGCTGGGGAAATGGCTGGTATAAAAGGAGAGCCCAAAATTGTTAAAGAGAGAAAAAAGAAACTAGGGCTTCTTGATATACTTTTTGAGTCAAAAACTCTTGATGAGATAAAAGAAGCAATTTTAAATCAGCCGATTTTACAATATCGGTGTGAGTTTCTTCCGTAA
- a CDS encoding tetratricopeptide repeat protein has protein sequence MSEKICPVCGVTLPEQAKFCYNCGSKLVEEIKVLVCEVCGYENEVGSRYCISCGSILTGALESTAEKESGRRIDIEFKPSKVQEHKKEKEVKQRKRKRFKVSSTQIFYVGLAVVFLGLVAYGVMRKEKEKAVDVHQLPEINSEIMAEINKLRERVNSNPDDMQATLKLANLLHDVHIFDQAVEYYRRYLERNESDPDARVDMGICLFELGRVNEAIAEMEKALSYAPNHQLALYNLGVVNLAIGNVEKAREYFKKCIDVNPNADVAQKAKRMLEQHKF, from the coding sequence ATGAGCGAAAAAATTTGTCCCGTTTGTGGTGTGACTTTGCCTGAACAAGCAAAGTTTTGCTATAATTGTGGTTCAAAGTTAGTTGAAGAGATCAAAGTTTTGGTTTGCGAAGTTTGCGGATATGAAAATGAAGTTGGAAGCAGGTATTGTATAAGTTGTGGTTCTATTTTGACCGGTGCATTGGAATCCACAGCTGAAAAAGAGAGCGGAAGAAGAATTGATATTGAATTTAAGCCATCCAAAGTTCAGGAGCATAAAAAAGAAAAAGAAGTTAAACAAAGAAAGCGGAAGAGATTTAAAGTTTCATCAACTCAGATTTTTTATGTTGGGCTTGCAGTTGTTTTCTTGGGACTGGTGGCTTATGGCGTTATGAGGAAGGAAAAGGAAAAAGCGGTGGATGTACATCAACTTCCTGAAATAAACTCTGAAATTATGGCTGAGATAAACAAATTGCGTGAGCGTGTTAATTCAAATCCAGATGATATGCAAGCGACATTGAAACTTGCAAATTTACTTCACGATGTCCATATCTTTGATCAAGCTGTTGAATACTACAGGAGATATCTTGAAAGAAATGAATCAGACCCAGATGCGAGGGTTGATATGGGAATTTGCCTTTTTGAGCTCGGCAGGGTTAATGAGGCTATAGCTGAGATGGAGAAGGCGTTATCTTATGCCCCAAACCATCAATTGGCGCTTTATAATCTTGGGGTTGTAAATCTCGCTATAGGAAATGTTGAAAAAGCGAGGGAATATTTTAAAAAATGCATTGATGTTAATCCGAATGCCGATGTTGCTCAAAAGGCAAAGAGGATGCTTGAGCAACATAAATTCTAA